A region from the Geobacter benzoatilyticus genome encodes:
- a CDS encoding CvfB family protein, with product MENSEQPGLCRLHTLRVARVDNQGVWLEAGTRMARLPRREAPEAAPGEQLEVFLYQDATGELQATCRLPLAQAGEFALLTVKSVGSHGAFLDWGLPKDLLVPYSLQPERMEAGRSYVVKVDIDPQGRPFANARIDDCLDRGLPGLREGDAVTLLVWQFTDLGAKVIVNNRFPALLYRDELPDGAIAGLQLSGYVKRLREDGKMDVTLRKVGAEAVSDAREIILKALAAHGGTLPLHDKSAPEDIEKILGMSKKTFKKAVGGLYKDGLVTLADGGVALTGKGPARP from the coding sequence ATGGAAAATAGCGAACAACCCGGACTCTGTCGTCTGCATACCCTGAGGGTTGCCCGCGTTGACAACCAAGGCGTCTGGCTGGAGGCGGGGACGCGGATGGCGCGCCTCCCCAGGCGGGAGGCCCCCGAGGCGGCGCCCGGCGAGCAGCTGGAGGTGTTCCTCTATCAGGACGCGACGGGAGAGCTGCAAGCCACCTGCCGTCTTCCGCTGGCGCAGGCCGGGGAGTTTGCGTTGCTGACGGTCAAGTCGGTTGGTTCCCACGGGGCTTTTCTCGATTGGGGCCTGCCAAAGGACCTGCTGGTGCCCTATAGCCTTCAGCCCGAGCGGATGGAGGCGGGCCGAAGCTACGTGGTGAAGGTCGATATCGACCCCCAGGGGCGCCCCTTTGCCAATGCCCGCATCGATGACTGCCTTGACCGCGGGCTTCCCGGTCTCCGTGAAGGTGATGCCGTTACCCTGCTAGTCTGGCAGTTCACCGACCTGGGGGCCAAAGTCATCGTCAATAATCGATTCCCTGCGCTCCTCTACCGGGATGAACTGCCGGACGGAGCCATTGCCGGCCTTCAGCTCTCCGGCTATGTGAAGCGTCTGCGCGAGGACGGCAAAATGGATGTGACCCTCCGCAAGGTGGGGGCAGAAGCGGTGTCTGACGCCAGGGAGATCATCCTCAAGGCGCTGGCTGCCCATGGCGGCACGTTGCCGCTCCATGACAAAAGTGCCCCGGAGGACATCGAAAAGATTCTGGGCATGAGCAAGAAGACCTTCAAGAAGGCGGTGGGGGGGCTTTACAAGGATGGCCTGGTGACCCTTGCCGATGGGGGTGTCGCGCTGACAGGGAAAGGCCCGGCCCGTCCGTAG
- a CDS encoding GreA/GreB family elongation factor has protein sequence MTKEQLRHRITALLNADLAVLSSASRFAHEAATHEECIPDNKYDTTALEASYIAQGQANRAQEIRHALERYRLLELREFDDETPIRMTALVVLEDEEGALKRIFLGPEAGGLKITDGGEDIVVITPQSPLGSALIGKVAGDELQVGIGGARKAFTVVEVC, from the coding sequence ATGACAAAAGAACAGCTGCGGCACCGGATTACAGCACTACTAAATGCCGATCTTGCGGTCCTCTCCAGCGCTTCCCGGTTTGCGCACGAGGCGGCGACCCACGAAGAGTGCATTCCCGACAATAAATACGATACCACGGCCCTGGAGGCATCCTACATCGCCCAGGGACAGGCCAACCGCGCCCAGGAGATCCGGCACGCGCTAGAACGCTACCGGTTGCTTGAGTTGCGAGAGTTCGACGACGAGACGCCGATCCGGATGACGGCTCTGGTTGTCCTGGAGGATGAGGAGGGAGCTTTGAAGCGTATCTTTCTGGGCCCGGAAGCGGGTGGCCTCAAAATCACCGACGGGGGAGAGGATATCGTTGTCATTACTCCGCAATCGCCCCTGGGGAGTGCCTTGATAGGCAAGGTTGCCGGTGACGAGTTGCAGGTGGGCATCGGGGGGGCGCGAAAGGCCTTCACGGTTGTCGAGGTCTGCTGA
- a CDS encoding cold-shock protein, with protein MVNGTVKWFNDSKGFGFLEQDNGEDVFCHFSAITGDGFKSLTEGDRVTFEITKGPKGLQAANVTRV; from the coding sequence ATGGTAAACGGTACGGTAAAATGGTTCAACGACAGCAAGGGTTTTGGATTTCTCGAGCAGGATAATGGTGAGGACGTATTCTGCCATTTCTCCGCCATTACGGGTGACGGATTCAAATCCCTTACCGAAGGCGATAGGGTAACGTTTGAAATCACCAAGGGCCCGAAAGGCCTCCAGGCAGCAAACGTAACCAGAGTCTAA
- a CDS encoding DUF3553 domain-containing protein, translating to MTIKVGSIVSHTRGQEWGAGKVLEVTSTLAMIQFSDGKKRKIAVSHFSTLEPAAPGSYLPPTEVPVEAKPARAPRATKKKK from the coding sequence ATGACTATCAAAGTCGGCAGCATTGTAAGTCACACGAGAGGCCAGGAATGGGGCGCAGGTAAGGTTCTTGAAGTAACGTCCACATTGGCGATGATCCAGTTCAGCGACGGCAAAAAACGGAAGATTGCCGTATCCCACTTCAGTACATTGGAACCCGCTGCTCCCGGTTCTTATTTGCCTCCCACAGAAGTGCCTGTCGAGGCCAAGCCTGCCCGGGCACCCAGGGCAACCAAGAAGAAAAAATAA
- a CDS encoding alanine/glycine:cation symporter family protein, with product MEQLTSFFASASSFIWGVPLLVLLVGTGVLLTVRLRGIQVTMLGHALRETFARPKSNEAGDISHFKALMIALAATIGTGNIIGVATAITIGGPGALFWMWLTAAVGMATKYAEGVLAVKYRVVDANGEMAGGPMYYLERGLGQKWLGVLFALFGALASFGIGNMVQANAIAANLHDALGVSQILTGVVLTVCTAAVILGGVKKIGSVSAVLVPVMAVVYVSGCLFILVRFAGEVPGALALVFRDAFTGTAATGGFLGATVMLAIQKGVSRGVFSNESGLGSAPIAAAAAKTNEPCEQALVSMTGTFIDTIIICSMTGLVLIVTGAWHSGAAVTTLTRSAFDIGLPGNFGGFIVSFGIIFFAYSTILGWAYYGEKCMEYLWGVKALLPYRLVYSLCVAVGAAVKLELVWNFADVMNGLMAIPNLIGLLGLSGVIVAETNRFLGDRKTRHA from the coding sequence GTGGAACAGTTAACCAGCTTCTTCGCATCAGCAAGCAGCTTTATCTGGGGGGTTCCTCTGCTGGTTCTCCTGGTCGGCACCGGCGTGCTCCTCACCGTCCGCTTACGCGGCATCCAGGTGACTATGCTCGGGCATGCCCTGCGCGAAACCTTTGCCCGGCCGAAATCAAATGAAGCCGGGGATATCAGCCACTTCAAGGCCCTGATGATTGCTCTGGCCGCCACTATTGGTACTGGCAACATCATCGGGGTTGCTACGGCCATCACCATCGGCGGTCCCGGCGCCCTGTTCTGGATGTGGCTGACCGCTGCCGTCGGCATGGCAACGAAGTATGCCGAGGGGGTGCTGGCGGTTAAGTACCGGGTGGTGGATGCCAACGGCGAGATGGCGGGGGGGCCGATGTATTACCTGGAGAGGGGGCTGGGGCAGAAATGGCTCGGAGTCCTGTTCGCGCTCTTCGGAGCCTTGGCATCATTCGGGATCGGCAACATGGTTCAGGCAAATGCCATCGCCGCCAACCTCCACGATGCCTTGGGAGTGAGCCAGATACTCACAGGGGTTGTCCTGACGGTCTGCACGGCGGCGGTTATCCTCGGCGGCGTCAAGAAGATCGGTAGCGTTTCCGCTGTCCTGGTCCCCGTGATGGCCGTGGTCTATGTAAGCGGATGCCTTTTCATTCTCGTCCGTTTCGCCGGTGAAGTGCCGGGTGCTCTTGCCCTTGTCTTCCGGGATGCCTTCACCGGCACCGCCGCAACCGGAGGGTTTCTCGGTGCGACGGTCATGCTGGCCATCCAGAAGGGTGTCTCCCGTGGGGTCTTTTCCAATGAATCGGGCCTCGGCAGTGCACCGATCGCCGCCGCTGCCGCCAAGACTAATGAACCGTGCGAGCAGGCGCTTGTCTCCATGACCGGCACGTTCATCGACACCATAATCATCTGCTCAATGACCGGTCTAGTTCTGATCGTCACCGGAGCCTGGCATTCGGGGGCAGCGGTCACCACCTTGACCCGGTCCGCGTTCGATATCGGTCTCCCGGGGAACTTTGGAGGGTTCATCGTCTCGTTTGGCATCATTTTCTTCGCCTATTCCACGATTCTCGGCTGGGCCTACTATGGTGAAAAATGCATGGAATACCTCTGGGGGGTGAAGGCGCTCCTCCCCTACCGTCTCGTCTATTCTCTCTGCGTTGCTGTCGGTGCGGCGGTCAAACTCGAACTGGTATGGAACTTTGCCGACGTAATGAACGGCCTGATGGCAATCCCTAACCTCATAGGCCTACTTGGGCTGTCGGGAGTAATCGTGGCAGAAACAAATCGCTTTCTCGGAGATCGAAAAACGCGGCATGCGTAG
- a CDS encoding methyl-accepting chemotaxis protein encodes MPLFPQQVSSRRPTRFRLFDSYRRCSIATKIVAVFAVVTGGAVTAALCSTWIIVDISGRGATMYERNFVSISRISALRSAFETGQALVRDLVIEQAPYVQDEILVKLASEDKQVSDGLRDIRPFVDTPQLIALYRQVRADLVLYTSFRQKVIELARQGQTDEAINILRNVAGEVNDRIHDNLRAIEAGFTADAKARNALNTWRSRFGFIINSAVAVCGILIAIAAASLLIAGLARPLARLRNVVERLKQGELSARFEGTVTVDARDEIHLLTAAVNEMGDRFQALIAAITDGSVRLGRSAGRLDETSRGIAGGTATAARQMEEAALSSDSMAGGAAAIAEKCSVATDEVRQANRQLLEGEQIIGDSVEALHTIAAEVNRAAESVVSLGNLSEKIGEIVGTIEGIADQTNLLALNAAIEAARAGDRGRGFAVVADEVRSLAEKTMTATKEIAAMIRAVQAETKAVVRLMETGASQARCGQEAAVRSGEALQNMTATIASVTALVERIALTVDEQQSSVREMRHNIGQVNEVVSLTARGAQESAAEASELARLADELQGMTLSLTARAA; translated from the coding sequence GGTCACCGGCGGTGCGGTCACCGCAGCTCTGTGCAGCACATGGATCATCGTCGATATCAGCGGTCGCGGCGCGACGATGTACGAACGAAATTTTGTTTCTATCAGCCGCATTTCCGCATTGCGCAGCGCCTTCGAAACCGGCCAGGCACTGGTGCGCGATCTGGTGATCGAGCAGGCACCGTATGTTCAGGACGAGATCCTCGTTAAACTCGCTTCCGAGGATAAACAGGTGAGCGACGGGCTCCGCGACATCCGCCCCTTTGTTGATACCCCCCAGCTAATTGCGCTGTACCGACAGGTGAGAGCCGACCTGGTCCTCTATACCTCTTTTCGTCAGAAAGTGATCGAACTTGCCCGGCAGGGGCAGACTGACGAGGCGATCAATATCCTCCGGAATGTGGCCGGTGAAGTCAACGATCGGATTCATGATAACCTGCGGGCCATCGAAGCGGGATTCACTGCTGATGCGAAGGCACGTAACGCCCTCAATACTTGGCGGTCGCGCTTCGGTTTCATTATCAATAGTGCCGTTGCCGTCTGCGGTATTCTGATCGCCATAGCCGCAGCTTCACTGCTGATCGCTGGTTTGGCTCGACCGCTTGCTCGACTGCGCAATGTTGTTGAACGACTGAAACAGGGCGAACTGAGCGCACGGTTCGAAGGTACCGTCACTGTCGATGCTCGTGACGAGATTCATCTGCTGACGGCGGCGGTCAACGAAATGGGCGACCGTTTCCAGGCGCTGATAGCCGCCATCACTGACGGGTCGGTCCGACTCGGTCGGTCTGCCGGCCGGCTCGACGAGACATCCCGCGGCATCGCCGGCGGCACTGCCACCGCTGCCCGGCAGATGGAGGAGGCGGCGCTCTCCAGCGATAGTATGGCGGGAGGAGCTGCGGCCATTGCTGAGAAATGCTCAGTCGCCACTGATGAAGTCCGTCAAGCCAACCGGCAGTTGTTGGAGGGGGAACAGATCATCGGCGACAGCGTCGAGGCTCTGCACACCATTGCCGCTGAGGTCAACCGGGCGGCGGAGTCGGTGGTCAGCCTCGGCAACCTCTCGGAGAAAATCGGCGAGATAGTCGGGACGATAGAGGGGATCGCCGATCAAACCAACCTCCTTGCTCTCAATGCTGCCATTGAGGCTGCCCGGGCCGGTGACCGCGGCCGGGGTTTTGCCGTTGTCGCCGACGAGGTGCGGTCGCTGGCGGAAAAAACCATGACGGCAACCAAGGAAATTGCCGCAATGATCCGGGCAGTACAGGCGGAAACCAAAGCAGTTGTCCGGCTGATGGAGACCGGGGCCAGCCAAGCACGGTGCGGCCAGGAGGCGGCAGTTCGTTCCGGCGAAGCGCTTCAGAATATGACCGCTACCATCGCCTCGGTCACCGCCCTTGTTGAGCGGATAGCCCTGACCGTCGACGAACAGCAGTCGTCCGTCCGGGAGATGCGCCACAATATCGGTCAAGTGAACGAAGTGGTCAGCCTCACCGCCCGCGGTGCCCAAGAGTCGGCGGCCGAGGCATCGGAACTCGCACGTCTGGCCGATGAACTCCAGGGGATGACCCTTAGCCTCACCGCCCGAGCGGCATAA